A region of Emcibacter nanhaiensis DNA encodes the following proteins:
- the uca gene encoding urea carboxylase — translation MFSKVLIANRGVIACRIIRTLKKMGVQSVAVYTEADATSAHVRYADEAIYIGGPEAANAYLDGDKIIEAAKAGGAEAIHPGYGFLSENAGFAEACAAAGIEFIGPTPDTIRLFGRKHTARELAQAAGAPLMPGSGLLENADQAAQEAENLGYPVMLKATAGGGGIGMRVCEDRDDLLSAFDTVQRQGQGSFGDGGVFLERYVRHARHVEVQIFGDGGGNVVVLGDRDCSLQRRNQKVIEETPAPNLPTHIRDLLWRSAGDIAAAACYRSAGTVEFLYDVDRETAYFLEVNTRLQVEHAVTEEVTGVDLVDWMVRGASGDFSVMEKDVPARGAAIQARVYAEDPSNDYMPSAGLVTDISGPKSTRFETYLEPGVKVSAHYDPMLGKIVASGPDRASALEALETALTETTISGLTTNLEWLKEVVSLSEVVEGKATTRTLEKVAFQPQAMRILSGGPSTTVQDAKGRLGYWHVGVPPSGAMDFLSLRLANRLLGNSEDAAGLEFTAMGPAIRFECASWICLGGADFAAELNGKLIRTYQAIKVTAGDELVCGRVNGAGLRGYLAVAGGIAVPEFMGSRATFTLGEFGGHAGRALAAGDLLPIKACDRLEKTDECRFTNLPSLEKEWIIRVTLGPHSSPDFFTDEDVDMLLAANWKVHFNSSRTGVRLVGPKPDWARKDGGEAGLHPSNIHDNAYAIGAVDFTGDMPILLGPDGPSLGGFVCPFVTITADLWKLGQLAPGDRVSFQLVDDRSAREALFSQENCISNGSETVWSSVAVAAQDQDAILHRLEESGERPAVTYRRQGDANLLVEYGPIVLDLELRARIHALMLAIEERIDGLIEVTPGVRSLQIHFDPLTVNRETLIDKLVEIEETLGDLSDFEATSRVVHLPLSWEDPHVQQTIDKYMRSVRDDAPWCPDNIEFIRRVNGLESREDVYRTVFDADYLVIGLGDVYLGAPLATPMDPRHRLVTTKYNPARTWTPPNVVGIGGAYLCIYGMEGPGGYQLFGRTVQVWNSWSATGSFEAGCPWLLRFFDRIKFYEVSAEELAEWRREFPLGRRDVKIEEDVFRMQDYRAFLEREAGSIAEFRTRREAAFARERDDWEAAGEFSRVAEMEEALETEAAPAALELPENAMAIETPLSGVVWKIHVEEGVQVTKGHVLASVEAMKMEQAIASPCNGVVIGIYAAEGSEVTLGSTILAVKEED, via the coding sequence GTGTTTTCCAAAGTATTGATTGCCAATCGCGGCGTTATCGCTTGCCGCATCATCCGGACCCTGAAAAAGATGGGGGTTCAATCAGTTGCCGTCTACACGGAGGCCGATGCGACCTCTGCCCATGTGCGCTATGCCGACGAAGCGATTTATATCGGCGGGCCGGAGGCGGCTAACGCCTATTTGGACGGAGATAAAATCATCGAGGCGGCAAAGGCTGGGGGGGCGGAAGCGATCCATCCGGGATATGGTTTCCTGAGTGAGAATGCCGGTTTCGCGGAGGCCTGTGCAGCGGCGGGTATCGAGTTTATCGGACCGACACCCGATACTATCCGGCTTTTCGGGCGCAAACATACTGCCCGTGAACTTGCCCAGGCGGCGGGTGCCCCGCTTATGCCGGGCAGCGGTCTGTTGGAAAATGCGGACCAAGCGGCTCAGGAAGCGGAAAACCTCGGCTATCCGGTAATGCTGAAGGCGACGGCCGGCGGAGGCGGGATCGGCATGCGTGTTTGCGAAGACCGGGATGACCTGCTGAGCGCCTTCGATACCGTTCAGCGCCAGGGTCAGGGATCTTTCGGGGATGGGGGTGTGTTTCTAGAACGTTACGTGCGGCACGCCCGCCATGTGGAGGTTCAGATCTTCGGCGACGGAGGGGGGAATGTGGTTGTGCTCGGGGACAGGGATTGTTCCCTTCAGCGCCGAAACCAGAAAGTGATTGAGGAAACACCCGCGCCAAACCTGCCGACACATATCCGCGACCTTCTCTGGCGAAGCGCCGGGGATATAGCTGCTGCTGCTTGCTATCGGTCGGCCGGGACCGTTGAGTTCCTGTATGACGTCGACAGAGAGACGGCCTATTTTCTGGAAGTGAATACTCGTTTGCAGGTGGAGCATGCGGTGACTGAGGAAGTGACCGGGGTTGACCTGGTTGACTGGATGGTGCGCGGTGCCTCGGGTGATTTCAGTGTTATGGAAAAAGACGTTCCGGCCAGAGGCGCAGCCATTCAGGCCAGGGTCTATGCAGAGGATCCCAGTAACGACTATATGCCCAGTGCTGGTCTTGTCACCGATATTAGCGGACCGAAGTCCACAAGGTTCGAAACTTATCTTGAGCCCGGAGTGAAGGTCAGTGCACATTATGATCCCATGCTTGGCAAGATTGTTGCATCTGGCCCGGATCGGGCGTCGGCACTTGAGGCATTGGAAACGGCTCTTACAGAAACGACAATCAGTGGACTGACAACAAACCTGGAATGGTTGAAAGAAGTGGTGTCTTTGTCCGAAGTTGTCGAAGGCAAAGCAACGACCCGCACGCTGGAAAAAGTCGCCTTTCAGCCGCAGGCAATGCGCATTCTTTCCGGCGGTCCGTCCACGACTGTGCAGGACGCGAAGGGACGCCTGGGATACTGGCATGTCGGCGTGCCACCCTCAGGCGCGATGGACTTTCTGTCATTGCGCCTGGCCAACAGACTGTTGGGCAATAGTGAGGACGCCGCAGGACTTGAGTTTACCGCCATGGGTCCGGCCATCAGGTTTGAGTGTGCCAGCTGGATATGCCTCGGGGGAGCGGATTTTGCGGCCGAACTGAATGGTAAGCTGATCAGGACCTATCAGGCCATAAAGGTAACTGCCGGGGATGAACTGGTCTGCGGCCGGGTTAATGGCGCCGGTTTGAGAGGATATCTGGCGGTGGCGGGCGGCATTGCCGTGCCGGAATTTATGGGAAGCCGGGCGACCTTTACACTGGGTGAGTTCGGCGGACATGCCGGGCGGGCGCTTGCGGCGGGGGACTTGCTCCCCATTAAGGCGTGTGACCGGCTGGAAAAAACTGACGAGTGTCGCTTCACGAACCTTCCTTCTCTCGAGAAGGAATGGATCATTCGAGTGACGCTCGGGCCACATTCAAGTCCCGATTTTTTCACCGATGAAGATGTGGATATGCTCTTGGCGGCCAACTGGAAGGTACATTTTAACTCCAGCAGGACTGGGGTACGACTGGTCGGCCCGAAACCGGACTGGGCGCGTAAGGATGGCGGCGAAGCCGGCCTTCATCCCTCCAATATTCACGACAATGCCTATGCCATCGGTGCGGTGGACTTTACGGGGGACATGCCAATCCTGTTGGGTCCCGACGGTCCGTCGCTGGGCGGTTTTGTCTGCCCCTTTGTCACGATCACCGCCGACCTGTGGAAACTGGGTCAGCTGGCGCCGGGGGACAGGGTGAGTTTCCAGCTTGTGGACGACCGTTCGGCGCGGGAAGCCCTGTTCAGTCAGGAAAATTGTATTTCCAATGGAAGCGAGACCGTCTGGTCGTCGGTTGCTGTCGCCGCGCAGGATCAGGACGCCATTCTTCATCGGCTGGAAGAAAGCGGGGAACGTCCCGCGGTAACCTATCGTCGCCAGGGGGATGCCAATCTGCTGGTGGAATATGGTCCCATCGTTCTCGATCTGGAGCTCAGAGCCAGGATCCATGCGCTGATGCTGGCGATTGAAGAGCGAATTGACGGACTGATCGAGGTCACGCCCGGGGTGCGCTCCCTGCAAATCCATTTTGATCCGCTGACGGTAAATCGGGAAACGCTAATTGACAAACTGGTCGAGATCGAGGAAACGCTGGGCGATCTCTCGGATTTTGAGGCGACGTCCCGGGTCGTACATTTGCCATTGTCCTGGGAAGATCCGCATGTGCAACAGACCATTGATAAATATATGCGGTCGGTCAGGGATGATGCGCCCTGGTGTCCGGATAACATCGAATTCATCCGTCGGGTGAACGGCCTGGAGAGCCGGGAAGATGTCTATCGCACGGTTTTTGATGCGGATTATCTGGTGATCGGACTTGGTGATGTCTATCTGGGGGCGCCGCTGGCAACCCCCATGGATCCCCGGCATCGTCTGGTGACCACAAAATATAATCCCGCCCGGACCTGGACGCCGCCGAATGTGGTGGGCATCGGCGGGGCCTATCTTTGTATTTACGGTATGGAAGGACCCGGCGGCTATCAGCTGTTCGGCCGCACCGTGCAGGTCTGGAACTCCTGGAGTGCAACGGGGTCTTTTGAAGCGGGGTGCCCGTGGCTGCTGCGCTTTTTCGATCGGATCAAATTCTATGAGGTCAGCGCAGAGGAGCTTGCGGAATGGCGGCGGGAATTTCCCCTCGGCAGGCGCGATGTGAAAATTGAGGAAGATGTCTTCCGTATGCAGGATTACCGGGCTTTCCTGGAGCGGGAAGCCGGGAGTATTGCGGAATTCCGTACCAGAAGAGAGGCGGCCTTCGCCCGGGAGCGGGATGACTGGGAAGCCGCGGGCGAATTTTCCAGGGTTGCGGAAATGGAGGAAGCGCTCGAGACGGAAGCTGCCCCGGCGGCCCTGGAGCTGCCGGAGAATGCCATGGCCATCGAAACGCCTCTGAGTGGTGTGGTCTGGAAAATCCATGTTGAAGAGGGGGTGCAGGTTACCAAGGGGCATGTTCTAGCCTCGGTGGAAGCTATGAAAATGGAACAGGCGATTGCGAGCCCTTGTAACGGCGTGGTTATCGGCATCTATGCAGCAGAAGGCAGTGAAGTTACTCTGGGGTCCACGATCCTGGCAGTAAAAGAGGAGGATTAG
- the gabT gene encoding 4-aminobutyrate--2-oxoglutarate transaminase has protein sequence MNNAELWARREQAVARGVGTMHQRFAARAENAELWDVEGKRYIDFATGIAVNNTGHSDPRIIEAVKAQLDNFSHSCFQVNPYESYIALAEKLNGAAPGDTPKKSIFLTTGAEAVENAVKIARAATGRSGIIAFKGGFHGRTMMGMALTGKVAPYKVGFGPFPSDIYHVPYPIAYHGITEQMSLEALDGLFKADIDPKRVAAIILEPVQGEGGFYAASPDFMQALRKLCDEHGMLLICDEIQTGFARTGKLFATEYSNIEPDLMTVAKAMAGGFPISGVVGKADIMDAAAPGGLGGTYGGSPLGCVAGLKVMEIIEQDNLCGRAVEIGELFKSRLLRMKGNGTGSIGEVRNLGAMIAMELVKDGDADQPDAELTGRIVREAAEQGLTLLSCGVRGNVIRFLPALTASDDILNEGLDILEEVMAIS, from the coding sequence ATGAATAATGCAGAACTCTGGGCGCGCCGGGAACAGGCGGTGGCCCGTGGTGTCGGGACCATGCACCAGCGCTTTGCGGCGCGGGCGGAAAATGCCGAACTGTGGGATGTGGAAGGCAAGCGCTATATCGACTTTGCCACCGGCATTGCCGTGAACAACACCGGGCACAGTGACCCGCGGATCATTGAAGCGGTGAAGGCGCAGCTCGACAATTTTTCCCACAGCTGTTTCCAGGTTAATCCCTATGAAAGTTACATCGCGCTGGCGGAAAAGCTCAATGGAGCCGCGCCGGGCGACACGCCCAAGAAATCCATCTTCCTCACCACCGGGGCGGAAGCGGTGGAAAATGCAGTCAAGATCGCAAGGGCCGCGACCGGACGCTCCGGCATCATCGCCTTTAAGGGCGGTTTCCACGGCCGCACCATGATGGGCATGGCGCTGACCGGCAAGGTGGCGCCCTACAAGGTCGGTTTCGGGCCATTCCCGTCCGATATCTATCATGTGCCTTACCCCATTGCCTATCACGGCATCACCGAACAGATGAGCCTGGAGGCGCTGGACGGCCTGTTCAAGGCAGATATCGATCCCAAGCGGGTGGCGGCGATCATCCTCGAGCCGGTACAGGGAGAGGGTGGCTTTTACGCCGCGAGCCCCGACTTCATGCAGGCGCTGCGCAAGCTGTGTGACGAGCACGGCATGCTGCTGATCTGTGACGAGATCCAGACCGGTTTTGCCCGGACCGGAAAACTATTCGCCACGGAATACAGCAATATCGAGCCGGACCTGATGACAGTGGCCAAGGCCATGGCCGGCGGCTTCCCGATCAGCGGCGTGGTCGGCAAGGCGGACATTATGGATGCGGCGGCCCCGGGCGGCCTCGGCGGCACCTATGGCGGCTCACCGCTCGGCTGTGTGGCCGGGCTCAAGGTGATGGAGATCATCGAACAGGATAACCTGTGCGGGCGCGCCGTTGAAATCGGCGAACTGTTCAAAAGCCGGTTGTTGCGGATGAAAGGCAACGGCACGGGCTCCATCGGCGAGGTGCGTAACCTCGGCGCCATGATTGCCATGGAGCTGGTGAAGGACGGCGATGCCGACCAACCCGATGCCGAGCTCACTGGCCGGATTGTCCGGGAAGCGGCAGAACAGGGCCTGACGTTGCTCAGCTGCGGGGTGCGCGGCAATGTGATCCGCTTCCTGCCCGCACTCACCGCCAGCGACGACATTCTCAACGAGGGACTGGATATCCTCGAAGAGGTGATGGCGATCAGTTAG
- a CDS encoding CopG family ribbon-helix-helix protein: protein MNDQPQERLARLGVSLPSRLLDELDTMISDRGLTNRSQLIAELVRQAVTKHAAVEPGAVLAGTITMIYQNNKGHIRNALAQTQQYFIKETISSQHVFLEEDHSLEVLLVQGTIERLNDLCDQMRAIRGVNQINLVTTRTLLPPLHAHGDEAGEIEFKKKEVK from the coding sequence ATGAACGACCAACCACAAGAAAGGCTGGCCCGGCTAGGGGTAAGCCTCCCATCTAGACTGCTGGATGAGCTTGATACAATGATCTCGGATCGGGGATTGACCAATCGCTCCCAACTGATTGCGGAGCTGGTGCGCCAAGCGGTAACCAAACATGCGGCGGTGGAGCCGGGGGCCGTGCTCGCTGGCACGATCACTATGATCTACCAGAACAACAAGGGACATATCCGAAATGCCCTTGCCCAGACCCAACAGTATTTCATTAAGGAAACCATCTCCTCCCAGCATGTCTTTCTAGAGGAGGACCATTCTCTCGAAGTGCTTCTGGTTCAGGGAACCATCGAAAGGCTCAATGACCTATGTGATCAGATGCGGGCGATCCGCGGGGTTAACCAGATAAATTTGGTGACCACACGTACCTTGCTGCCGCCCCTTCATGCACATGGGGATGAAGCAGGCGAAATCGAATTTAAAAAGAAAGAGGTAAAATAG
- a CDS encoding urea amidolyase associated protein UAAP2, with protein sequence MMSDKALDILPGQVVHDETVAAKAPWAHSLLKGQALRIVDLEGNQAVDFLAYNLHDDSERYSAQDTIAAQRNVYLTTGSVLLSNEGTPMMTVTGGSVDRHDTIGGACSCESNTLRYGHHTRAQHACVENFLIGNSPFGGDSRDLVPNINWFMNVPVEADGMLGIVDGISAPGLYVDIRAEMDIRIVVSNCPQINNPCNGFNPTPVRMIISG encoded by the coding sequence ATGATGTCTGATAAAGCACTCGACATATTGCCAGGGCAGGTCGTCCATGACGAAACCGTGGCTGCAAAAGCTCCTTGGGCGCATTCTCTTCTGAAGGGGCAGGCCCTGCGTATTGTGGATCTGGAAGGTAACCAGGCAGTCGATTTCCTGGCCTATAACCTGCACGATGACAGTGAACGATATAGCGCCCAGGATACAATTGCTGCCCAGCGCAATGTCTACCTGACTACCGGGTCGGTGCTGCTCTCCAACGAGGGGACGCCGATGATGACCGTCACCGGCGGGTCGGTGGATCGTCACGACACCATTGGCGGGGCCTGTTCCTGTGAATCCAATACCCTGCGCTATGGCCATCACACCCGGGCGCAACATGCCTGTGTGGAGAATTTTCTGATCGGTAATTCGCCCTTTGGCGGAGACAGCCGCGACTTGGTGCCTAATATAAACTGGTTCATGAACGTGCCAGTGGAAGCAGACGGTATGCTGGGTATTGTCGACGGCATTTCCGCGCCCGGCCTTTATGTGGATATCCGCGCTGAAATGGATATCAGAATCGTGGTGTCCAACTGTCCGCAAATTAACAATCCCTGCAACGGCTTTAACCCCACGCCGGTACGTATGATCATTTCAGGATAG
- a CDS encoding NAD-dependent succinate-semialdehyde dehydrogenase, protein MKELEFLADYLGQETGLLVLNPVDDSELAVVRDWTVTEVEAAVEKAETAFGDWSKRTAKERSAVLTRWYNLIMEHQEMLARIITAECGKPLAEAWGEVAYGASFIEWFAEEGKRLYGDMIPAPGADKRIMVLKQPIGVVSAITPWNFPNAMITRKVAPALAAGCTAIVKPAEATPLSALALQKLALEAGLPEDCLQIVTTTKPAEIGRVLTTHPTIRKFSFTGSTAVGKLLAQQCAGTVKKVSLELGGNAPFIVFDDADLEAAIRGAMASKYRNAGQTCVCANRFYVQDGIHDTFVARLTEEVDKLKVGDGAEEGITVGPLINRAAVDKVEGLVEASLAAGATAATGGGRHDFGENYFEPTVLTNLQHGEEISRAEIFGPVAPVFRFQDEQDVIRMANDTPYGLAAYFYARDLGRVFRVAEALEYGMVGINEGIISTEVAPFGGVKESGIGREGSRYGIDDYVELKYCLIGGL, encoded by the coding sequence ATGAAGGAATTGGAATTTTTGGCCGATTATCTCGGCCAGGAAACAGGATTGCTCGTGCTTAATCCTGTGGATGACAGCGAACTTGCGGTTGTCCGCGACTGGACGGTCACAGAGGTGGAAGCCGCTGTGGAGAAGGCGGAAACGGCCTTTGGCGACTGGTCAAAACGTACCGCCAAGGAGCGGTCGGCGGTGCTCACACGCTGGTATAATTTGATAATGGAGCATCAGGAGATGCTGGCCCGGATCATCACGGCGGAGTGCGGCAAACCGCTGGCCGAAGCGTGGGGCGAAGTGGCTTACGGTGCCAGCTTTATCGAATGGTTCGCCGAGGAAGGTAAACGGCTTTATGGCGACATGATCCCGGCCCCGGGAGCGGACAAGCGGATCATGGTGCTCAAGCAGCCGATCGGTGTGGTGAGCGCCATCACGCCCTGGAACTTTCCCAATGCCATGATCACCCGCAAGGTGGCCCCTGCGCTGGCGGCGGGCTGTACCGCTATAGTAAAGCCGGCGGAAGCGACACCGCTGTCGGCGCTGGCGCTGCAAAAACTGGCGCTGGAAGCAGGCCTGCCGGAAGATTGCCTGCAGATTGTCACTACCACAAAACCGGCGGAGATTGGCCGGGTACTGACCACTCATCCGACCATCCGCAAGTTCAGCTTTACCGGCTCAACGGCAGTGGGCAAGCTGCTGGCACAGCAATGTGCGGGGACGGTCAAGAAGGTGTCGCTGGAGCTTGGCGGCAATGCGCCGTTTATCGTTTTTGACGATGCCGACCTGGAGGCGGCGATCAGGGGCGCCATGGCCAGCAAATACCGCAATGCCGGCCAGACCTGCGTCTGCGCCAACCGCTTCTATGTGCAGGACGGAATCCATGATACTTTTGTCGCCCGGCTGACCGAGGAAGTGGACAAGCTGAAAGTGGGCGATGGGGCCGAGGAGGGCATCACCGTCGGCCCGCTGATCAACCGGGCGGCTGTCGACAAGGTGGAAGGGCTGGTCGAGGCCTCTCTTGCCGCGGGAGCCACAGCGGCGACCGGCGGCGGACGTCATGACTTCGGCGAGAATTATTTTGAACCCACCGTGCTGACCAACCTGCAGCATGGCGAAGAGATCTCCCGGGCGGAAATCTTCGGCCCGGTGGCGCCGGTGTTCCGGTTCCAGGATGAGCAGGATGTGATCCGCATGGCCAATGACACGCCTTACGGGCTCGCAGCTTACTTTTATGCCCGCGACCTGGGCCGGGTATTCCGGGTCGCCGAAGCGCTGGAATACGGCATGGTCGGCATTAACGAAGGGATCATCTCCACCGAAGTGGCGCCGTTTGGCGGGGTCAAGGAAAGCGGTATCGGGCGGGAAGGCTCCCGCTATGGCATCGATGATTATGTGGAACTGAAATATTGCCTGATAGGAGGGCTTTAA
- a CDS encoding urea amidolyase associated protein UAAP1 codes for MSGSETADPALAREHARRQAGTKVEAMRTIPSSAAVNLPDGVSAKDVIWDEVIAAGGYAIHSLTRGDRLQIIDIHGDGCVSLNMFNAQHPAERLNVADSIKVQWKAYLGQGDLILSGLGRVLASILKDDGCGIDPFSGASNRHTVLDHYGDNSIDHPNARDRFLTAAAKCGLSRKDVHACLNIFKPVRIAETGETLVEVGPFVPGRVLELRAEMNLLVFLANCPHVLDERKAYSVSPVRAVAWKGEETGFDDPIRNASPEALRAFENVEDYFHSGEQRGEG; via the coding sequence ATGAGCGGGTCAGAAACAGCAGATCCAGCGCTTGCCCGGGAACATGCCCGCCGTCAGGCAGGGACAAAGGTCGAGGCGATGCGGACGATCCCGTCCTCTGCAGCAGTAAATCTGCCGGATGGAGTGTCGGCAAAGGATGTTATCTGGGATGAGGTGATTGCCGCCGGTGGTTATGCCATTCACAGCCTGACACGCGGGGATCGCTTGCAGATTATAGATATCCATGGAGACGGCTGCGTTTCCCTGAATATGTTTAACGCCCAGCATCCTGCGGAACGGTTGAATGTGGCCGACAGCATCAAGGTTCAGTGGAAAGCCTATCTCGGGCAGGGGGACCTGATCCTGTCCGGACTGGGCCGGGTGCTGGCCAGTATTCTAAAGGATGACGGTTGCGGCATTGATCCCTTCAGCGGGGCGTCAAATCGGCATACTGTTCTGGATCATTATGGCGATAACAGTATCGATCATCCTAATGCGCGCGATCGTTTTCTGACGGCAGCGGCCAAATGCGGGCTCTCCCGCAAGGATGTACATGCCTGTCTGAATATCTTCAAGCCGGTGCGGATTGCCGAGACGGGCGAGACACTGGTGGAGGTGGGACCATTCGTGCCCGGCCGTGTCCTGGAATTGCGTGCGGAAATGAACCTGCTGGTGTTTCTCGCAAACTGTCCGCATGTCCTTGACGAGCGAAAGGCGTATAGCGTGTCGCCGGTCCGGGCGGTGGCCTGGAAGGGGGAAGAAACAGGATTTGATGATCCGATCCGCAACGCCAGTCCCGAAGCACTCCGGGCCTTTGAAAATGTCGAAGATTATTTCCACAGCGGTGAGCAGAGGGGAGAAGGATGA
- the atzF gene encoding allophanate hydrolase has translation MTIFSVNDIAERVRSGGTTAVEIARDVLERCRKYDAVQKQVWILRLDEESLCAQAARIDSRIKAGEVLPLAGVPFAVKDNIDVAGLETTAACPAFAYTPEVSAPVVERLQEAGALLVGKTNLDQFATGLVGVRSPYGAVQNAFNREYVSGGSSSGSAVAVAAGLVAFALGTDTAGSGRVPAAFNHLIGLKPTKGRWSTRGVVPACRSLDCVSVFTNDVRDAGLVDDCLNWFDEKDPFSRPAAGSPGTGAEFSFGVARDEQLQWFGDQASRQAYEKAVGHLEMLGGKKVTVDISPLSDCAAMLYRGPWVAERAAAVGDLLKNNPGAIHPAVRGAMRDGQGVNGVDTFNALYRLKEFERMAGNMWKGMDILVLPTTPTIYRISELLAEPEVLNANLGLYTNFVNLLDMSAIALPSGQRENGTGTGISLIGPAHMDRGLLEIAARFETQFGDMTRPPLDLESSGDTVVQLAVCGAHLHGMPLNWQLASRQAKLVSRTRTAPVYKMYAMEVSPPKPALIHTGAEGTSIEVEIYELSTEDFGSFVEEVPPPLAIGSVDLEGGDTVKGFVAEPRACDGAMDISRFGGWRRYMATQNA, from the coding sequence ATGACAATATTTTCGGTAAACGACATTGCAGAGAGGGTAAGGTCAGGCGGGACAACCGCCGTTGAGATCGCAAGAGACGTTCTGGAGCGCTGCCGAAAATATGATGCCGTGCAAAAGCAGGTCTGGATCCTGAGGCTGGATGAAGAAAGCCTGTGTGCACAGGCGGCCCGGATTGACAGCCGGATCAAGGCTGGGGAAGTGCTTCCGCTTGCCGGTGTGCCCTTCGCCGTCAAGGATAATATCGATGTGGCCGGCCTGGAGACCACGGCAGCCTGTCCGGCCTTCGCTTATACACCGGAAGTCTCGGCCCCGGTTGTAGAACGACTGCAGGAGGCCGGCGCACTGCTGGTGGGCAAGACTAATCTGGACCAGTTTGCAACTGGCCTGGTGGGTGTGCGTTCGCCTTACGGAGCGGTTCAGAATGCTTTTAATCGGGAATATGTCAGTGGTGGATCAAGCTCTGGCTCGGCAGTGGCAGTGGCTGCCGGGCTAGTGGCGTTTGCGCTGGGCACCGATACGGCGGGGTCGGGAAGAGTACCTGCGGCATTCAATCACCTGATCGGCCTGAAACCGACAAAAGGGCGCTGGAGCACCCGTGGGGTGGTACCTGCCTGCCGGTCGCTGGATTGCGTCAGCGTATTTACTAACGATGTGCGGGATGCCGGTCTGGTGGATGACTGCCTCAACTGGTTTGACGAAAAAGACCCTTTTTCACGACCGGCTGCCGGTTCTCCCGGCACAGGAGCGGAGTTCAGCTTTGGTGTGGCGCGGGATGAACAGTTGCAGTGGTTTGGTGACCAAGCCTCCCGGCAGGCGTATGAAAAGGCAGTCGGGCATCTGGAGATGCTCGGCGGTAAGAAAGTGACGGTGGATATCTCTCCGCTCAGTGATTGTGCCGCTATGTTGTATCGTGGGCCCTGGGTAGCGGAACGTGCTGCGGCTGTCGGGGACCTGTTGAAGAATAATCCCGGCGCCATTCACCCGGCAGTCCGGGGCGCCATGCGTGATGGCCAGGGAGTGAACGGCGTCGATACTTTTAACGCTCTGTACCGTCTAAAGGAATTTGAGCGTATGGCCGGTAACATGTGGAAGGGTATGGATATTCTGGTGCTGCCGACAACGCCGACCATCTATCGTATTTCGGAACTGCTTGCCGAACCGGAAGTCCTGAACGCCAATCTGGGGTTATATACAAACTTTGTAAACCTGCTGGATATGTCGGCGATCGCTCTGCCCAGTGGCCAGCGTGAAAACGGCACGGGCACCGGGATTTCCCTCATCGGTCCGGCTCATATGGACAGAGGATTGCTGGAAATTGCTGCTCGTTTCGAAACGCAGTTTGGTGACATGACGCGTCCCCCGCTTGATCTTGAATCATCCGGGGATACTGTGGTTCAACTGGCCGTTTGTGGTGCTCACCTGCATGGAATGCCGCTGAACTGGCAATTGGCTTCCCGACAGGCAAAGCTGGTGTCAAGGACCCGGACTGCCCCGGTCTATAAAATGTACGCGATGGAGGTCTCACCCCCGAAACCGGCACTGATTCATACCGGCGCGGAGGGCACTTCCATTGAAGTGGAGATTTATGAACTTTCCACTGAGGATTTCGGAAGCTTTGTGGAGGAAGTGCCGCCACCGCTTGCGATCGGTAGCGTTGATCTTGAAGGCGGTGATACCGTTAAAGGCTTTGTTGCGGAACCACGCGCCTGCGATGGCGCCATGGATATCAGCCGGTTCGGGGGTTGGCGGCGTTATATGGCGACGCAGAACGCCTGA